Proteins co-encoded in one Nothobranchius furzeri strain GRZ-AD chromosome 4, NfurGRZ-RIMD1, whole genome shotgun sequence genomic window:
- the sorbs2a gene encoding sorbin and SH3 domain-containing protein 2 isoform X20, whose product MNTGTESHSSDIDSWRSRSANDGFKNGDATSSSLAAKGFRSVRPNLQDKRSPTQGQVISHAMNGSAGNPQRPLSPPSYPSPPALLHTGLLRQSRSSEGSESFTRESVISGHTNIRSTVPIARFSEEEKKVSVIKAPHYEGIGPVDESGIPIAIRTTVDRPKDWYKTMFKQIHKVHKADDDYSDTYSATYAFINSADDHSLSSSITVAHPPPRTHTYRPLSKSPSDNGGQLGTREPSPSPVPPPPPPMASLLQLRARDSDREKDSPDTNEWGPPDRKVDTRKYRAEPKSIFEYEPGKSSILEHERPTYDDVDLENEPWYKFFSELEFGRPPPKKRLDYNPDISTRQRIEASLHVAPADKALERPASAASDYRKRRKSEPSSSQVNAQFQSRAATSPKPVEAYRSSSSLKKPVIRSSPSSPSRAKGGDACNIYLNNMSTPGSYESTSLPPIPFDSDRIHEDANEEGSSSSKQSVFCSNSWPTKSQDAEAWSSAEEVSPSSGKIKSRSCDDLLNDGHSGTGGQNATRSESVGSLMCDGNPSTVSPSTQSLPRPHRRRAHDSPGFLQLYRRMHQIDRAHLIPSDVIRSVRARILELERQPHLHHHRLSPWTPSWGVDVPRDMVPNRISEYERLIQKSKSMPNLGDGEVPSGTTTPGGSSSRASSAGGGTPSFPKRRFSIESLLEEDNGNTRTVPKNMDHIPRSPPEGQPRVGPETARGQSFPAPPVPQCPQANPDYSDSEQDAIASDLSDFIQVEGSSFCSESDFDHCSLTSSESLYGSSTLHHHHLRHHHHHHHHPSHQSLGQNQGYQHRHLISSCKGRCPASYTRFTTMLRHERERARQESKRHSEQNHDSHSQKQASQSQQAMSKLAFLVSPVPFRRKKGSPPTSRKSSGGGGRGSRPKSKQAIYEALDAALRDIYEHIQAERGHRSSRPPDDSILRRILAELLPSVPERSSSLRGRRGCWHEGNSSTSTYPDGSPTGFATYRGEPSTPTFQSPQLQSPVSACYGRLLEASNNNEYGDEQGNGNGLCYSDQDVTRSYSTLDGRHTPQSRRPTPDREVSHKQMTQLILFSLLHQKQPARAIYDFKAQTAKELTFKKGDAVNIIRQIDNNWYEGEHRGQVGIFPIAYVEKIPVSEKQQPIRPPPPAHVREIGEAVARFNFNADTNVELSLRKGERVIVLRQVDQNWFEGKIPGTNKQGIFPVSYVDIVKRSPSKSSAHHIDPHGYHENRTPSSTPVKTLYHLPPSFTTRDHAFLQPSPRRLDLQAITNEWLSLTLDPPTSTPTRSLTTTPVPPTPPPLPADLTSFLRAQEQTAVSPTPSHKGLTVSCRAPSRTPPFTERGGLRHTTPVLHLSRTTPPPPPPSPPLPPHNSHSSFTSLMPGASLQHNSGRCLLISEGVHKLEILPQTVPIKSSTQYQELHKSSSPENKSSRVPDIELHVDDPYDNLLSMTVDDSSSAVGGDISKLPSADSPCAELISESQNRWLQKTDQQSHQPEKKHSPDSVHIQQFFRPVTRKPLPAVLGEESISVKKQAADAQRPPSVEGKALTELFIEEEDEDMKDKQESVRVFNERVSPEVKVASLTPLPHSALLKHSTPQPVTSVLPPPSPSASPRSHHNHTTIPVCPPISPRPPSLPQFSTSPLPPMSPCSSRSATSCPVSESPFLSPAPSPLKASSPPLSSPRSPTSAPTVSHPGRRSPKVKQDPVVGGKPPRSPILSRRSYLSPVRGRRRLVQDALHGGGDPYQALYNYVPRNEDELELREGDVVDVMEKCDDGWFVGTSRRSKMFGTFPGNYVKQI is encoded by the exons GGACCGAGTCTCACTCGTCAGACATTG ATTCTTGGCGATCTCGCAGTGCAAATGATGGTTTTAAGAATGGAGACGCCACCAGCTCCTCGCTCGCCGCAAAAGGCTTCCGAAGCGTTAGACCCAACCTACAAGACAAAAGGTCACCCACACAG GGTCAGGTCATCTCTCATGCTATGAATGGAAGTGCTGGTAATCCACAGCGGCCCTTGTCTCCCCCATCATATCCGTCTCCCCCGGCCTTGCTTCACACTGGGCTACTGAGGCAGAGCAGAAGCTCCG AGGGCAGTGAGTCCTTCACCAGAGAGTCGGTCATTTCAGGCCACACCAACATCAGGAGCACTGTGCCCATCGCTCGCTtctcagaagaagaaaagaaggtgTCTGTCATTAAAGCGCCACATTATGAAGGCATCGGTCCTGTGGATGAATCTGGAATTCCTATTGCCATTCGCACG ACGGTGGACCGGCCGAAGGATTGGTACAAAACGATGTTCAAACAGATTCACAAAGTTCACAAAGCAG ATGATGACTATTCTGACACATATAGTGCAACATATGCTTTCATAAACAGTG CAGACGACCACAGCCTGTCATCCagcattaccgtggcccacccgccCCCTCGGACACACACGTACAGGCCTCTATCCAAAAGCCCCTCGGACAACGGAGGGCAGCTGGGAACTCGCGAGCCTTCGCCATCCCCAGTGCCCCCACCACCTCCTCCCATGGCTTCCCTCCTCCAGCTCAGAGCCAGAGACAGTGATCGTGAAAAAGATTCACCAGACAC AAATGAATGGGGTCCTCCAGACAGGAAAGTGGACACGCGGAAGTATCGCGCAGAACCCAAAAGTATTTTTGAGTACGAGCCTGGCAAGTCCTCCATTTTGGAGCATGAAAGACCA ACCTATGATGATGTAGATTTAGAGAACGAGCCTTGGTATAAGTTCTTTTCCGAATTGGAGTTTGGGCGGCCG CCTCCTAAAAAACGACTGGATTATAATCCAGACATCTCCACTCGCCAGCGCATTGAG GCATCCCTCCACGTTGCTCCTGCTGACAAGGCTTTAGAGAGACCTGCAAG TGCTGCCAGTGACTACAGGAAAAGAAGGAAGTCTGAGCCGTCAAGTTCCCAAGTGAATGCTCAGTTTCAGAGCAGAGCTGCAACATCCCCTAAACCAGTGGAAGCCTACAGATCGAGCAGCAGCCTAAAGAAACCTGTCATTCGTTCCTCACCATCCTCACCCTCCAGAGCCAAAG GTGGGGACGCATGCAACATTTATTTAAACAATATGTCCACCCCAGGGTCTTACGAGAGTACATCTCTCCCTCCCATCCCTTTTGACTCTGATCGTATCCACGAAGATGCCAATGAGGAAGGCAGCTCTTCCTCGAAGCAATCTGTCTTTTGTTCAAACAGTTGGCCAACAAAAAGCCAGGATGCTGAGGCATGGAGCAGTGCAGAAGAGGTGTCTCCCTCTTCTGGCAAAATCAAGTCACGCAGTTGTGATGACTTACTCAATGATGGGCATTCTGGTACAGGCGGTCAAAACGCCACACGCTCGGAAAGTGTTGGGTCGCTGATGTGTGACGGAAATCCCTCGACAGTTTCGCCGTCCACTCAGTCACTGCCCCGTCCCCATCGGCGACGTGCGCATGATTCTCCAGGTTTTCTCCAGCTTTATCGAAGGATGCACCAGATTGATCGAGCTCATCTGATTCCATCTGACGTCATCCGTTCTGTTCGCGCTCGCATTCTGGAACTAGAGCGTCAGCCTCATCTGCATCACCATCGTCTTTCTCCTTGGACCCCTTCTTGGGGTGTGGACGTGCCAAGGGATATGGTGCCAAATCGCATTTCTGAATATGAGCGTCTTATTCAGAAGTCCAAATCTATGCCTAATCTGGGTGATGGAGAGGTGCCTTCAGGCACCACTACACCAGGTGGCTCATCATCTCGTGCCAGTAGTGCTGGTGGTGGCACACCTAGTTTTCCAAAACGTCGTTTTTCAATAGAATCTTTGCTAGAGGAGGACAATGGCAACACTAGGACTGTACCTAAAAACATGGATCACATACCTCGTAGCCCACCAGAAGGCCAGCCTCGTGTTGGGCCAGAAACTGCACGTGGCCAGTCATTTcctgctcctcctgttcctcaaTGCCCGCAAGCTAATCCGGATTATTCAGACAGTGAACAGGATGCAATCGCATCTGACCTCAGTGATTTCATTCAGGTGGAGGGTTCTTCATTTTGTAGTGAAAGTGATTTTGACCATTGTTCTCTAACGTCATCTGAAAGCCTGTATGGATCTTCCACCCTCCACCATCACCATCttcgtcatcaccaccaccatcatcaccatcctagTCACCAGAGTCTAGGACAGAACCAAGGTTACCAACACCGCCACCTCATCAGCTCCTGCAAAGGTCGCTGCCCGGCCTCGTACACCCGCTTCACTACTATGCTTCGCCATGAGAGGGAACGAGCACGACAAGAAAGCAAGAGACATTCAGAGCAGAACCACGACAGCCATTCTCAAAAGCAGGCCTCGCAATCCCAGCAAGCAATGTCCAAGCTGGCCTTTCTGGTCAGCCCAGTGCCTTTCCGCAGAAAAAAGGGCTCACCACCTACCTCAAGAAAAAGCAGTGGTGGCGGAGGTCGAGGTAGCAGGCCTAAGTCAAAACAGGCCATTTATGAAGCACTAGATGCAGCCTTGAGAGACATTTATGAGCACATTCAAGCAGAGAGAGGCCACAGAAGCTCAAGGCCACCCGACGATAGCATTCTGAGGAGAATCCTGGCTGAACTTCTGCCAAGCGTGCCTGAAAGAAGCTCCTCTTTGCGAGGAAGGAGGGGTTGCTGGCATGAGGGTAATTCCTCTACGTCTACGTACCCTGATGGAAGCCCTACAGGTTTTGCGACATACAGAGGAGAACCATCCACACCAACCTTCCAGTCCCCACAATTACAGTCACCAGTCAGTGCCTGTTACGGACGACTTTTGGAGGCCTCAAACAATAATGAGTATGGAGACGAGCAGGGTAATGGAAACGGTCTCTGTTATTCAG ACCAGGATGTCACGAGGAGTTATTCCACACTAGATGGACGACACACACCTCAGAGCAGAAGGCCGACTCCTGACAGAGAG GTCTCCCATAAACAGATGACACAACTCATTCTGTTCTCTCTCCTCCATCAGAAACAGCCTGCAAGAGCAATTTATGATTTTAAGGCACAAACAGCTAA GGAGTTGACTTTTAAAAAGGGTGATGCAGTCAACATCATCAGGCAAATCGATAACAACTGGTATGAAGGAGAGCACAGAGGACAGGTGGGGATTTTCCCCATAGCATATGTGGAG AAGATCCCAGTGTCAGAGAAGCAGCAGCCAATTCgacctcctcctccagctcatGTTCGAGAGATTGGAGAGGCTGTGGCACGCTTTAATTTCAATGCTGACACGAATGTGGAGTTATCACTAAGAAAG GGGGAGAGAGTGATTGTGCTGAGGCAGGTGGATCAGAACTGGTTCGAGGGGAAGAtccccggcacaaacaaacagggCATCTTCCCTGTGTCCTACGTCGACATTGTCAAGCGCTCACCGTCCAAGAGCTCTGCCCACCACATAGATCCTCATGGTTACCATGAAAACAGGACACCGAGCTCCACTCCTGTCAAG ACGCTCTACCACCTGCCCCCATCGTTCACCACTCGTGACCACGCTTTCCTTCAACCCTCTCCAAGAAGGCTTGACCTCCAAGCCATCACCAATGAGTGGCTGTCCCTCACACTGGACCCACCAACCTCCACTCCCACTCGATCTCTCACAACCACCCCCGTGCCTCCCACACCTCCCCCTCTCCCCGCTGACCTCACCTCTTTTCTCAGAGCTCAAGAGCAGACAGCAGTCTCACCCACCCCATCACACAAAGGCTTAACTGTTTCATGTCGGGCACCTTCCAGAACACCACCTTTTACAGAGAGAGGAGGTTTACGTCACACCACTCCTGTCCTTCATTTATCCCGAACGACTCCACCCCCGccgcctccttctcctcctcttcccccACACAACTCTCATTCATCGTTCACCTCTTTAATGCCCGGTGCTTCACTTCAACATAACAGTGGCAGGTGTTTACTTATCTCCGAAGGTGTTCATAAGCTGGAAATATTGCCTCAGACAGTTCCCATAAAGTCATCCACACAATATCAAGAGCTGCACAAATCATCTTCCCCTGAAAACAAAAGCAGCAGAGTGCCTGACATCGAGCTGCATGTAGACGACCCTTATGACAACCTGCTGTCTATGACTGTGGATGATTCCAGCTCTGCAGTTGGTGGTGACATTTCAAAATTGCCATCAGCTGACTCCCCATGTGCCGAACTGATTAGTGAATCTCAGAACAGATGGTTACAGAAAACAGACCAACAATCCCATCAGCCAGAGAAGAAACACTCACCTGACAGCGTTCACATACAGCAGTTCTTCAGGCCCGTCACTAGGAAGCCGCTACCTGCTGTGCTGGGTGAGGAGTCGATATCTGTGAAAAAACAAGCAGCTGATGCTCAGAGGCCACCGTCAGTAGAAGGAAAGGCACTCACGGAGTTATTCATTGAGGAAGAGGATGAAGACATGAAGGACAAACAGGAGAGTGTTAGAGTTTTCAATGAGAGAGTCAGTCCAGAG GTCAAAGTTGCCTCTCTGACTCCGTTACCTCACTCTGCTCTTCTCAAACACTCCACGCCACAACCAGTGACTTCCGTACTCCCTCCCCCTTCTCCGTCCGCTTCACCCCGATCACATCATAACCACACCACCATCCCTG
- the sorbs2a gene encoding sorbin and SH3 domain-containing protein 2 isoform X18, producing the protein MCFASNCIFFFFLFWLVTFVCVCVIVCVHVHVCFHFNDHTPGRDFSDSGGHTRKSVALSLTLSTMKRVQSSPNLATGTESHSSDIAHFSPDSWRSRSANDGFKNGDATSSSLAAKGFRSVRPNLQDKRSPTQGQVISHAMNGSAGNPQRPLSPPSYPSPPALLHTGLLRQSRSSEGSESFTRESVISGHTNIRSTVPIARFSEEEKKVSVIKAPHYEGIGPVDESGIPIAIRTTVDRPKDWYKTMFKQIHKVHKADDDYSDTYSATYAFINSADDHSLSSSITVAHPPPRTHTYRPLSKSPSDNGGQLGTREPSPSPVPPPPPPMASLLQLRARDSDREKDSPDTNEWGPPDRKVDTRKYRAEPKSIFEYEPGKSSILEHERPTYDDVDLENEPWYKFFSELEFGRPPPKKRLDYNPDISTRQRIEASLHVAPADKALERPASAASDYRKRRKSEPSSSQVNAQFQSRAATSPKPVEAYRSSSSLKKPVIRSSPSSPSRAKGGDACNIYLNNMSTPGSYESTSLPPIPFDSDRIHEDANEEGSSSSKQSVFCSNSWPTKSQDAEAWSSAEEVSPSSGKIKSRSCDDLLNDGHSGTGGQNATRSESVGSLMCDGNPSTVSPSTQSLPRPHRRRAHDSPGFLQLYRRMHQIDRAHLIPSDVIRSVRARILELERQPHLHHHRLSPWTPSWGVDVPRDMVPNRISEYERLIQKSKSMPNLGDGEVPSGTTTPGGSSSRASSAGGGTPSFPKRRFSIESLLEEDNGNTRTVPKNMDHIPRSPPEGQPRVGPETARGQSFPAPPVPQCPQANPDYSDSEQDAIASDLSDFIQVEGSSFCSESDFDHCSLTSSESLYGSSTLHHHHLRHHHHHHHHPSHQSLGQNQGYQHRHLISSCKGRCPASYTRFTTMLRHERERARQESKRHSEQNHDSHSQKQASQSQQAMSKLAFLVSPVPFRRKKGSPPTSRKSSGGGGRGSRPKSKQAIYEALDAALRDIYEHIQAERGHRSSRPPDDSILRRILAELLPSVPERSSSLRGRRGCWHEGNSSTSTYPDGSPTGFATYRGEPSTPTFQSPQLQSPVSACYGRLLEASNNNEYGDEQGNGNGLCYSDQDVTRSYSTLDGRHTPQSRRPTPDREVSHKQMTQLILFSLLHQKQPARAIYDFKAQTAKELTFKKGDAVNIIRQIDNNWYEGEHRGQVGIFPIAYVEKIPVSEKQQPIRPPPPAHVREIGEAVARFNFNADTNVELSLRKGERVIVLRQVDQNWFEGKIPGTNKQGIFPVSYVDIVKRSPSKSSAHHIDPHGYHENRTPSSTPVKTLYHLPPSFTTRDHAFLQPSPRRLDLQAITNEWLSLTLDPPTSTPTRSLTTTPVPPTPPPLPADLTSFLRAQEQTAVSPTPSHKGLTVSCRAPSRTPPFTERGGLRHTTPVLHLSRTTPPPPPPSPPLPPHNSHSSFTSLMPGASLQHNSGRCLLISEGVHKLEILPQTVPIKSSTQYQELHKSSSPENKSSRVPDIELHVDDPYDNLLSMTVDDSSSAVGGDISKLPSADSPCAELISESQNRWLQKTDQQSHQPEKKHSPDSVHIQQFFRPVTRKPLPAVLGEESISVKKQAADAQRPPSVEGKALTELFIEEEDEDMKDKQESVRVFNERVSPEVKVASLTPLPHSALLKHSTPQPVTSVLPPPSPSASPRSHHNHTTIPVCPPISPRPPSLPQFSTSPLPPMSPCSSRSATSCPVSESPFLSPAPSPLKASSPPLSSPRSPTSAPTVSHPGRRSPKVKQDPVVGGKPPRSPILSRRSYLSPVRGRRRLVQDALHGGGDPYQALYNYVPRNEDELELREGDVVDVMEKCDDGWFVGTSRRSKMFGTFPGNYVKQI; encoded by the exons ATGTGCTTTGCTTCtaactgcattttttttttttttttgttctggcTCGTcacgtttgtgtgtgtttgtgtcatcgtttgtgtgcatgtgcatgtgtgcttCCACTTCAATGATCACACACCTGGTCGGGATTTCTCAGATAGTGGAGGACACACTCGCAAAAGCGTGGCCTTGTCCCTCACCCTCTCTACCATGAAGAGGGTACAGAGCTCACCAAATCTAGCCACAG GGACCGAGTCTCACTCGTCAGACATTG CACATTTCTCTCCAGATTCTTGGCGATCTCGCAGTGCAAATGATGGTTTTAAGAATGGAGACGCCACCAGCTCCTCGCTCGCCGCAAAAGGCTTCCGAAGCGTTAGACCCAACCTACAAGACAAAAGGTCACCCACACAG GGTCAGGTCATCTCTCATGCTATGAATGGAAGTGCTGGTAATCCACAGCGGCCCTTGTCTCCCCCATCATATCCGTCTCCCCCGGCCTTGCTTCACACTGGGCTACTGAGGCAGAGCAGAAGCTCCG AGGGCAGTGAGTCCTTCACCAGAGAGTCGGTCATTTCAGGCCACACCAACATCAGGAGCACTGTGCCCATCGCTCGCTtctcagaagaagaaaagaaggtgTCTGTCATTAAAGCGCCACATTATGAAGGCATCGGTCCTGTGGATGAATCTGGAATTCCTATTGCCATTCGCACG ACGGTGGACCGGCCGAAGGATTGGTACAAAACGATGTTCAAACAGATTCACAAAGTTCACAAAGCAG ATGATGACTATTCTGACACATATAGTGCAACATATGCTTTCATAAACAGTG CAGACGACCACAGCCTGTCATCCagcattaccgtggcccacccgccCCCTCGGACACACACGTACAGGCCTCTATCCAAAAGCCCCTCGGACAACGGAGGGCAGCTGGGAACTCGCGAGCCTTCGCCATCCCCAGTGCCCCCACCACCTCCTCCCATGGCTTCCCTCCTCCAGCTCAGAGCCAGAGACAGTGATCGTGAAAAAGATTCACCAGACAC AAATGAATGGGGTCCTCCAGACAGGAAAGTGGACACGCGGAAGTATCGCGCAGAACCCAAAAGTATTTTTGAGTACGAGCCTGGCAAGTCCTCCATTTTGGAGCATGAAAGACCA ACCTATGATGATGTAGATTTAGAGAACGAGCCTTGGTATAAGTTCTTTTCCGAATTGGAGTTTGGGCGGCCG CCTCCTAAAAAACGACTGGATTATAATCCAGACATCTCCACTCGCCAGCGCATTGAG GCATCCCTCCACGTTGCTCCTGCTGACAAGGCTTTAGAGAGACCTGCAAG TGCTGCCAGTGACTACAGGAAAAGAAGGAAGTCTGAGCCGTCAAGTTCCCAAGTGAATGCTCAGTTTCAGAGCAGAGCTGCAACATCCCCTAAACCAGTGGAAGCCTACAGATCGAGCAGCAGCCTAAAGAAACCTGTCATTCGTTCCTCACCATCCTCACCCTCCAGAGCCAAAG GTGGGGACGCATGCAACATTTATTTAAACAATATGTCCACCCCAGGGTCTTACGAGAGTACATCTCTCCCTCCCATCCCTTTTGACTCTGATCGTATCCACGAAGATGCCAATGAGGAAGGCAGCTCTTCCTCGAAGCAATCTGTCTTTTGTTCAAACAGTTGGCCAACAAAAAGCCAGGATGCTGAGGCATGGAGCAGTGCAGAAGAGGTGTCTCCCTCTTCTGGCAAAATCAAGTCACGCAGTTGTGATGACTTACTCAATGATGGGCATTCTGGTACAGGCGGTCAAAACGCCACACGCTCGGAAAGTGTTGGGTCGCTGATGTGTGACGGAAATCCCTCGACAGTTTCGCCGTCCACTCAGTCACTGCCCCGTCCCCATCGGCGACGTGCGCATGATTCTCCAGGTTTTCTCCAGCTTTATCGAAGGATGCACCAGATTGATCGAGCTCATCTGATTCCATCTGACGTCATCCGTTCTGTTCGCGCTCGCATTCTGGAACTAGAGCGTCAGCCTCATCTGCATCACCATCGTCTTTCTCCTTGGACCCCTTCTTGGGGTGTGGACGTGCCAAGGGATATGGTGCCAAATCGCATTTCTGAATATGAGCGTCTTATTCAGAAGTCCAAATCTATGCCTAATCTGGGTGATGGAGAGGTGCCTTCAGGCACCACTACACCAGGTGGCTCATCATCTCGTGCCAGTAGTGCTGGTGGTGGCACACCTAGTTTTCCAAAACGTCGTTTTTCAATAGAATCTTTGCTAGAGGAGGACAATGGCAACACTAGGACTGTACCTAAAAACATGGATCACATACCTCGTAGCCCACCAGAAGGCCAGCCTCGTGTTGGGCCAGAAACTGCACGTGGCCAGTCATTTcctgctcctcctgttcctcaaTGCCCGCAAGCTAATCCGGATTATTCAGACAGTGAACAGGATGCAATCGCATCTGACCTCAGTGATTTCATTCAGGTGGAGGGTTCTTCATTTTGTAGTGAAAGTGATTTTGACCATTGTTCTCTAACGTCATCTGAAAGCCTGTATGGATCTTCCACCCTCCACCATCACCATCttcgtcatcaccaccaccatcatcaccatcctagTCACCAGAGTCTAGGACAGAACCAAGGTTACCAACACCGCCACCTCATCAGCTCCTGCAAAGGTCGCTGCCCGGCCTCGTACACCCGCTTCACTACTATGCTTCGCCATGAGAGGGAACGAGCACGACAAGAAAGCAAGAGACATTCAGAGCAGAACCACGACAGCCATTCTCAAAAGCAGGCCTCGCAATCCCAGCAAGCAATGTCCAAGCTGGCCTTTCTGGTCAGCCCAGTGCCTTTCCGCAGAAAAAAGGGCTCACCACCTACCTCAAGAAAAAGCAGTGGTGGCGGAGGTCGAGGTAGCAGGCCTAAGTCAAAACAGGCCATTTATGAAGCACTAGATGCAGCCTTGAGAGACATTTATGAGCACATTCAAGCAGAGAGAGGCCACAGAAGCTCAAGGCCACCCGACGATAGCATTCTGAGGAGAATCCTGGCTGAACTTCTGCCAAGCGTGCCTGAAAGAAGCTCCTCTTTGCGAGGAAGGAGGGGTTGCTGGCATGAGGGTAATTCCTCTACGTCTACGTACCCTGATGGAAGCCCTACAGGTTTTGCGACATACAGAGGAGAACCATCCACACCAACCTTCCAGTCCCCACAATTACAGTCACCAGTCAGTGCCTGTTACGGACGACTTTTGGAGGCCTCAAACAATAATGAGTATGGAGACGAGCAGGGTAATGGAAACGGTCTCTGTTATTCAG ACCAGGATGTCACGAGGAGTTATTCCACACTAGATGGACGACACACACCTCAGAGCAGAAGGCCGACTCCTGACAGAGAG GTCTCCCATAAACAGATGACACAACTCATTCTGTTCTCTCTCCTCCATCAGAAACAGCCTGCAAGAGCAATTTATGATTTTAAGGCACAAACAGCTAA GGAGTTGACTTTTAAAAAGGGTGATGCAGTCAACATCATCAGGCAAATCGATAACAACTGGTATGAAGGAGAGCACAGAGGACAGGTGGGGATTTTCCCCATAGCATATGTGGAG AAGATCCCAGTGTCAGAGAAGCAGCAGCCAATTCgacctcctcctccagctcatGTTCGAGAGATTGGAGAGGCTGTGGCACGCTTTAATTTCAATGCTGACACGAATGTGGAGTTATCACTAAGAAAG GGGGAGAGAGTGATTGTGCTGAGGCAGGTGGATCAGAACTGGTTCGAGGGGAAGAtccccggcacaaacaaacagggCATCTTCCCTGTGTCCTACGTCGACATTGTCAAGCGCTCACCGTCCAAGAGCTCTGCCCACCACATAGATCCTCATGGTTACCATGAAAACAGGACACCGAGCTCCACTCCTGTCAAG ACGCTCTACCACCTGCCCCCATCGTTCACCACTCGTGACCACGCTTTCCTTCAACCCTCTCCAAGAAGGCTTGACCTCCAAGCCATCACCAATGAGTGGCTGTCCCTCACACTGGACCCACCAACCTCCACTCCCACTCGATCTCTCACAACCACCCCCGTGCCTCCCACACCTCCCCCTCTCCCCGCTGACCTCACCTCTTTTCTCAGAGCTCAAGAGCAGACAGCAGTCTCACCCACCCCATCACACAAAGGCTTAACTGTTTCATGTCGGGCACCTTCCAGAACACCACCTTTTACAGAGAGAGGAGGTTTACGTCACACCACTCCTGTCCTTCATTTATCCCGAACGACTCCACCCCCGccgcctccttctcctcctcttcccccACACAACTCTCATTCATCGTTCACCTCTTTAATGCCCGGTGCTTCACTTCAACATAACAGTGGCAGGTGTTTACTTATCTCCGAAGGTGTTCATAAGCTGGAAATATTGCCTCAGACAGTTCCCATAAAGTCATCCACACAATATCAAGAGCTGCACAAATCATCTTCCCCTGAAAACAAAAGCAGCAGAGTGCCTGACATCGAGCTGCATGTAGACGACCCTTATGACAACCTGCTGTCTATGACTGTGGATGATTCCAGCTCTGCAGTTGGTGGTGACATTTCAAAATTGCCATCAGCTGACTCCCCATGTGCCGAACTGATTAGTGAATCTCAGAACAGATGGTTACAGAAAACAGACCAACAATCCCATCAGCCAGAGAAGAAACACTCACCTGACAGCGTTCACATACAGCAGTTCTTCAGGCCCGTCACTAGGAAGCCGCTACCTGCTGTGCTGGGTGAGGAGTCGATATCTGTGAAAAAACAAGCAGCTGATGCTCAGAGGCCACCGTCAGTAGAAGGAAAGGCACTCACGGAGTTATTCATTGAGGAAGAGGATGAAGACATGAAGGACAAACAGGAGAGTGTTAGAGTTTTCAATGAGAGAGTCAGTCCAGAG GTCAAAGTTGCCTCTCTGACTCCGTTACCTCACTCTGCTCTTCTCAAACACTCCACGCCACAACCAGTGACTTCCGTACTCCCTCCCCCTTCTCCGTCCGCTTCACCCCGATCACATCATAACCACACCACCATCCCTG